The following nucleotide sequence is from Lacinutrix sp. Hel_I_90.
AATAATATTATGCAAGCATAATAAAATATGCCGTATATTTACATCACATCTCTTACAAGTTACTTCTTAAAAGTAGAACATGAAAAAAATTATACATTTATTATTTATATCTATAGTATTGTCTTCATGCAGTAAAGATGATGATTCTTTAAATACTATGGAAGTTTTATGGGTAGACTCACAATATTCAACGTGTATAAATTTTTTAGGTGAAGAATATCCATGTTTGAGTATTCAATCTAATGCCATTATTGTGGAGAATGCATGGACATATCATCATGGTATTGAAGGCTTTGATTATCAAGAAGGTTTTATTTATAGGATATTAATAAAACGTGAAAAACTGAAAGATGAATATATTGATGGTCCTAGCTATAGGTCTTATTTAATAAAAGTCTTAAGCAAAGAGGAAATATAATTCAAAGCACAATCAAAATAATTATAATATTTTTATAACCTTAATCAACTACAGTAAGTTTACAATTACTTCCCATCTTTTATTTTTGCTATATATCCTTATGCACCAATTACTAGCCTGTATTGGTATCAGACCCATAAATTTATAGTTTTTTACAAAAAAAGGTAATATGAAGTGCTCTACTTCAATTTAATCTCATTACATATAATAATCTGGACTTTAATTTATTAACCTATGTACTATTAAAAAAACGCAATCAAATTAATGATTGCGCTTGAAAGAATGAACTATTAACTAACCAACTAAACGACTTCATTCTTTTTGACAGCAAGAGCATAAATAACCAGTCCGAAACCAATTTTATTTATGGCATCCGCGATATTATAGACAACATCTACGCTACCGGTACCTAATATATTTGTATACCAGCCCTCTGTTCCTAACATATAACCTAATGGATAGATTGCCCATCCTACTAGTACAAACCAACACAGGATCTTGTGTGTTTTTAAAATATCTCCTCCAGCAGCAACCGCAAGTTTTTTTGCGCTACCTAACCAAATGTCATAAACAATTACAAAATAGGCCACTCCAGATATAGCACCCCAAAGTGCGGCTTGTCCTGGGAAAACGGCTTCACCAAAATAACCTGTTATAAGCATGATAACAGATAACACTATTAGTCTCCACATTAAACCGGTTTTTGCACCTGCCACCTTTAGTATTAAGTAAAATTCCACACACATTAGTGGTACGGTTAAAATCCAATCTACATATCTAAAGAACGTTGGAGATTCTACATTTGCAAACCAATAGTCTCTCATGTAAAAGTAATGCACAGCAGCAATAAACGTAATAAGTCCCGAAACTAATACAGACGTTCTCCATTTTTTATTAAACTGATTTAATGATAAAAAGAAAAATACTGAAGCAGCCATCATGGCCATACAACCAACGAAAAATGTAAAGCCAACATAATCTGTTGGATCCAGTTTTGAAGGTCCCTCGAAGAAAAGCAATAAATTTGTCATAACCGTTTTGTTTAATTAATATTAATTTTGTTTAAACAAATCTACAAATAATTAAACAAAATAAATGAACACTTAACAATTATTTGGATTATATTTGAGAAATTAACAGCTTTAATGAGTAAACTGTACAGTATTCTTATTTATCTGAGTTTTCTAGGTTTATGGATCACTTCTATAGTACCGGCCGAGTTTGAGATATTACTTGGTTTTATGTTAATCTTTTCTTTTGGAATTTTACATGGTGCAAATGACATATTATTAATTAATGTGATATCAAACCACAAGAAAAAAGATTCCTTTTTAAAAGTATTAATCGTTTACTTATTAACTGTATTCTCTGCTGTAGCACTGTTTTATTTTATACCGCTAGTAGCCCTTATTTTGTTTATTTTATTCAGTGCCTATCATTTTGGAGAACAACATTGGGAAAGCAAAGTGTTAGGGGTATCAAAAACAATAAGTCACACTTATTATTTTGTTTACGGATTGTTTCTATTCATGCTATTATTTATATTTAATACTACAGAAGTCATTGAAGTTATTAAAGCGATAACCAGATATACTGTAAATGATAATACTATAATTTATAGCTTTGCAGCTACCGCATACATTTTATTATTTATCGCCGTGCGCCTCTTTTATAAATCTTCAGCTTTTAAAGCTATAGCACTAAGAGAATCATTTAACCTGTTGGTTTTCACCCTTATATTTAAAGTCTCTACTTTAATTTGGGGGTTTGCAATTTATTTTATTCTATGGCATAGTATTCCTTCCCTTTTTGAGCAAATTAGCTTTATATATGGGCGATTTAGTAAGGTAAATGTTGTTTCTTACGTAAAAAGAGCCTTTCCATACTGGTTAATATCTTTAATTGGTATGGCAATAGTCATTTTTGTTTTCCAGGAAGAAAAACTACTATATGCAATTATATTTTCTTTTATAGCAGCTGTTACATTTCCACACGCAATAGTTATAACTAAAATGTTTAAACAAAAAAAAAACGCAATCAAATGAATGATTGCGTTTTTTAATATGAAAACACTAAATTATTTATTTCACTTTCACAGATACTCAGTCAAGCTGAGTATAAGCGATTCATTCAATTTTTCTGTTGAAAAATTGGTTCTCTGCTTACTTTACTTCTTCGAAGTCTACGTCTTCAACATCGCTTTCGCTTGCTGCCTGACCTTTAGCACCAGCTCCTGCATCTGTTGGTCCACCTTCTTCTGGTGCTCCACCTTGTGCATCTGCTTGTGCTTTGTACATTTCTTCACTTGCTACTTTCCAAGCTTCGTTAATTTTTTCTAACGCTGGCTCAATAACTGCAATATCTTTAGTTTCGTATGCTGTTTTTAATTCAGCTAAAGCATCTTCGATTGTTTTTTTCTTATCATCAGATAATTTATCACCAAATTCAGTTAGTTGCTTTTCCGTTTGGAAAATCATAGAATCTGCTTCGTTTAATTTCTTAGCATTTTCTGCTGCTTTTGCATCGGCATCTGCGTTTGCTTCAGCATCAGCTTTCATCGCTTTAATTTCTTCTTCAGTTAAACCCGAAGACGCTTCAATACGAATATCTTGTGTCTTGTTTGTTGCTTTATCTGTAGCTGAAACCTTAATGATTCCGTTGGCATCAATATCGAAAGTTACTTCAATTTGAGGTGTTCCTCTTTGTGCTGGTGGAATACCGTCTAAGTGAAAACGTCCAATCGTTTTGTTATCGCCAGCCATAGCTCTTTCACCTTGTAATACGTGAATTTCTACTGAAGGCTGATTGTCTGCTGCCGTTGAGAATACTTGTGATTTCTTTGTTGGAATTGTCGTATTGGCTTCAATAAGTTTCGTCATAACGTTACCCATTGTTTCAATACCTAATGATAAAGGTGTTACATCTAAAAGTAATACATCTTTAACATCTCCTGTAAGTACTCCACCTTGAATCGCTGCACCTAAAGAAACAACTTCATCAGGGTTTACGCCTTTACTTGGTGCTTTTCCAAAGAATTTTTCTACCGCTTCCTGTACTGCTGGAATACGTGTAGAACCACCTACTAATATAATCTGGTCAATATCAGATTTTGATAAACCTGCTGCTTTTAAAGCGGTTTGACAAGGCTCTATTGTTCTTTTTACTAAATCGTCTATTAACTGCTCAAATTTAGAACGTGTTAATGTGCGTACTAAGTGTTTTGGTCCACTTGCAGTTGCTGTGATATATGGTAAATTGATTTCTGTTTGCTCAGAAGAAGATAATTCAATCTTCGCTTTTTCTGCAGCTTCTTTAATACGTTGTAAAGACATTGGATCTTTTCTTAAATCCATTCCTTCTTCGTTATTAAACTCATCAGCTAACCAATCAATAATTTTCTGGTCAACATCATCACCACCTAAGTGCGTATCACCATCTGTTGATAATACTTCAAAAACACCATCACCTAATTCTAGGATAGAAACATCATGTGTTCCACCACCAAAATCAAATACAACGATTTTTTGGTCTGTTCCTTTTTTGTCCATACCATAAGCTAAAGCTGCAGCTGTTGGCTCGTTGATAATACGACGTACTTTTAAACCTGCAATTTCACCAGCTTCTTTAGTCGCTTGACGTTGTGCATCATTAAAGTATGCAGGAACAGTAATTACTGCTTCAGTTACTGAAGTACCTAAGTAATCTTCAGCCGTTTTTTTCATTTTTTGAAGTATCATTGCAGATAATTCTTGTGGCGTATATAAACGACCATCAATATCAACACGTGGTGTGTCATTATCTCCTTTTACTACTTTATAAGGTACGCGTTCTGCTTCTTTTTTAGACTCAGAATACTTGTTACCCATAAAACGTTTAATTGAATAAACTGTTTTAGTTGGGTTTGTTACCGCTTGTCTTTTTGCTGGGTCTCCAACTTTAATTTCTCCACCTTCTACAAAGGCAATCACCGATGGTGTTGTTCTTTTCCCCTCTGCATTTGGGATAACTACTGGCTCGTTACCTTCCATTACAGAAACGCAAGAGTTGGTAGTTCCTAAATCGATTCCAATAATCTTACTCATAATTTTTATTTGTTTTAGTTTACCGCTTTCGCAGCTGTATATTTCGTTATTATTTACGGTAGGAATAAGTCAATGATTATGCCATTAGAAAAAAGGTGACATGATGTCAGCTATGATTTTAATAAATTATTTATGTCTCTTCGCTACTTTGGTATTAGTTTTGATAAGTTTACATTTATAAACAGTAATTGAGTAGATAAAAAATCAATTATAACTATCATATGGATTCTCCATGTGATCTTAGAACCAATTTATACTATTTTCATATGAAACGAATTTTAACAGTAATCTCAGTAGTCGCCTTATTATTAACGTCTTGCGAAGGACCTCAAGGCCCTCCGGGAAGGGATGGCTTTAATGGTTTCGATGGTTTTGATGGTGCTGATGGCGGCCTTATTGTTTCCAGTGCTTTTGAAATAGAAGTGAATTTTAACGCCGCTAACAATTATGAGATTTTCGAACCATATGGATTTGAAGTTTTCCCTTCGGACGTGACTTTAGTTTATATACTATGGGATACCATTGATGGCCAAGACATCTGGAGATTAACGCCACAAAATGTGTTCTTTAATACTGGTATATTGACCTATAATTTTGATTTCACACAAAGTGATGTTAGACTGTTTTTGGATGGCACCATCGATTTTGCGACCCTAGATCCTTCTTACACACAAAATCAAATTTTTAGAATCGTTGTTGTTCCTGCTGATAATGTTGATGGATTAAAAAATCTGGATATTTCAGATATTGAATCGGTTATGACCTATAGAAAAGTAGAAAGTTTCAAGAAAAAATAACACATAAATGCTATCTTGAATATAAAATGAAGTCGCTATGCGCTATTTACTTTAGCAGTATATACTATTAATACCCATAGAAAAACCAGAACAGTTAACTGCGCTGGTTTTTTTGTGTTGTATTATGTGGCCTTAGAATATCAATTCATTGCAAGCACTCATCGTCTGATGTTTCATCCCTTTGAATTCTATAAAATTTAGCTATATGAGAACGGATGTAAGGATCACAATACTCTGGCTTAATTTCTCTGTATTGTTCATTTAAAACTTTAAAAAAGTATGGCAATAAAACTATTTTTAGTTTCTTTTTCTGATTCTATAATTTAGTTTTTAATCCCATTATTCTATTCTAAAATATCTTTAATAAGACCTTGTAGTTATTGACAATCATTCAAAATCTTAAAGTATATTTGCCCCAATAAAAGGTTTTAATAATTATGGAATGTATTTCGGTTTTCGACATGTTAAAGATAGGTGTAGGGCCTTCTAGTTCACATACCTTAGGGCCATGGCGTGCTGCTGAACGCTGGTTGTATGAGTTGAAAGATGCAGACGTTTTTAACGATGTTAATCGAGTAACTGTTGATCTATACGGTTCATTGTCATTAACTGGAAAAGGACACGCGACAGACCTAGCACTTATGTTAGGGCTAAGTGGCTCAGATCCAGAGCGCATTCCTACAGAAACGATTGATATTATTATTGCTTCGGTTAATAATACCCAAAAATTAGTTTTAAACAACGAAAAAATAATAGGTTTTAATCCGAAAACGGATATAATATTCAATAGAGAATTTCTTCCCTTTCATGCCAACGGCCTTACTTTTCAAGCTTTTTCAGATGAAAAATGCTTACATAGTTCAACCTTCTATTCTATTGGGGGTGGTTTTGTTGTAAAAGAAGAACGTACAGTACATAAAGAAAATAAGGAATTGAAAAAGGAATTCCCCTTTCCCGTTGATAAAGCGTCTGAGTTATTAGCCTTTTGTATTGCTGAAAATAAAGCCATTTCTGAAATTGTTTACGAAAATGAAAAATCACTTCGTACTGAAGAAAATATCGATTTTGAATTAAACAGAATCTGGCAAACCATGTTAGAGTGCATGTTTATAGGCTGTCATACGGAAGGCAATTTACCTGGAGGCTTAAATGTACGGCGTCGTGCTTTCGATATGCATAAAAGTTTAAATATTGAAGCCCCTTACAGTAGCCCTCAAGATTGGCTACTAAGTATTAGACAAAGCGAAGTAAAATTCAGACAAATTTTAAAATGGGTAAGTTGTTTTGCTTTGAGTGTGAATGAAGTAAATGCTGCTTTAGGTCGTGTAGTCACTGCTCCTACTAACGGTAGCGCAGGTGTTATTCCGTCTGTTTTAATGTATTATCTCGTGATTGAAAATCATGACGCTGATTTTAGTCATATTAAAAAATTCTTGTTGGTCGCTAGTGAAATTGGGAGTCTCTTTAAAAAGGGAGCCACAATAAGCGCTGCAATGGGAGGCTGTCAGGCCGAAATTGGCGTATCATCAGCCATGGCAGCTGCCGCACTATGTGAATTATTAGGAGGCTCTCCTGAACAGGTTATGATTGCCGCCGAAATTGCTATGGAACATCACTTAGGGTTAACTTGCGATCCTATTGCTGGTTTGGTTCAGATTCCATGCATAGAAAGAAACTCTATGGGCGCCATAAAAGCGATAAATGCTGCTGAATTAGCCTTGGGAACAGATCCTAAGAATGTAAAAGTACCTTTAGACAAAGTTATTGATACCATGTGGGAAACTGCAAAAGATATGAATACTAAGTATAAGGAAACCTCTGAAGGTGGTCTGGCCGTTAGAGTGAGTTTGTCGGATTGTTAAAACAAGACCTTATATACGGTTGTGGTAGCTTGGTCTAATCAATACTTGCCAAAACAATACTGAAACTAGGCCTTTACATTAATTTTTACAATCTTCCCGCCTTCGCGTATCTACTAAATAGAAAATCTGCCACTGGTCGTTTTCTTTGATCAGATGAAATGAATTCACGCCACAATGACTAAACTGTCCGTTGTACCAAAATTCGTACGCAGTCCAAACATGCGCCATGCTTCCATCTATTTGAATGTTATAACTCAAAAGTTTTTCTTCAAATTTTTGGTCTTTCGGAATGGAAACAATGGCTTTTAAAAATTCTGAAAAATCCTGTGTTTCTAGCTGCAGGAGTCCTTCTTTGTTGTTTCCAATAGACTGAAGTACGATGTCTTTAAAAACAACACGTTTAATAATAGTACTATCTTGTTTATGAAACCCTTCAAAAAAAGTAGTAATGGTTTGTTTTACTTCTGTTTCAGCAACTGTTTGGGCAGAAACACTTCCAGAAAAAACAAGAAATAAGAGTGTTATATAATAATTCATAAAGCGAAATTTATTGTAAGGTATTGATTTTTAGAAACAAATAAAAGCCCTCGTTATGTTCTTATTTTAGTATTTTTACATTCTATTTTAAAATAAACTAAATGTCAGTAGCTAAAAACGATTATAAAAGAATTACAGTAAAAACTTTGGTCGATATGAAATCCAAAGGCACAAAAATCTCCATGCTTACCGCCTATGATTATACGATGGCAAAAATTGTTGATGGTGCTGGTATTGATGTCATTTTAGTTGGTGACTCTGCGAGTAACGTTATGGCTGGTCACGAGACCACCTTACCCATTACGCTTGATCAAATGATTTACCATGCCTCTTCTGTTATTCGTGCTACGGAACGTGCTTTAGTGGTTGTAGATTTACCTTTTGGAAGTTACCAAAGTGATCCTAAAGAAGCCTTGCGTTCTGCCATTCGTATTATGAAAGAATCTGGAGGACATGCTGTAAAAATGGAAGGTGGCCGTGAAGTAAAAGACTCTATTAAACGTATTTTAAATGCTGGTATTCCTGTTATGGGACATTTAGGCTTAACACCACAATCCATCTATAAATTTGGAACTTATACCGTTAGAGCAAAGGAAGACGAAGAAGCGCAACAGCTTAAAGATGATGCCTTAATGTTAGAACGGGCGGGTTGTTTTGCTATCGTTTTAGAAAAAATTCCTGCGAAACTGGCGGAAGAAGTCGCTAAAAGCGTCTCTATTCCTGTTATTGGTATTGGAGCAGGTAATGGTGTTGACGGCCAAGTACTAGTCACTCATGACATGATTGGAATGACGCACGAATTTAATCCGCGGTTTTTACGTCGCTATATGAATTTATACGAAGACATGACCCAGGCGTTTAACCAATATGGCAAAGATGTTAAGAGTGGTGATTTTCCAAATGACTCCGAACAATATTAATTTGGAGTCGTTCGCTTTTTAGATTCGTTAAATTCGATAGATTGGTTAAGTTTTCAGAACTTAATCCAATGAATAAGACACAAAAAGTATGCAGCGATTTAAAGGTTTACAAATTTTGAAAAAGAGTAGCTTGTTTTGTTATGCAATTCATACTGTAACTTCTAAATTCATATCAAAACTAAGCGCTTCACCCATTTAATAATTCAAAAATCTAACAATCTAATCCTCTAGTGATCCAGCAATCAAAAATACTATCCACTAAAGACAACCTTCAGGTCATCTACGAAGACAACCACATCATCGTAGTAAACAAGCGTGCTGGAGACATTGTACAAGGGGATAAAACGGGCGACAAGCCTTTGAGTGATGTGGTAAAAGAGTACATTGCTGAGAAATACAATAAACCTGGGAATGTGTATTTAGGAACGGTTCACAGGCTTGACCGGCCCACTACAGGCTTGGTTATTTTTTCTAAAACCAGTAAAGCCTTACCGCGTTTAAATAAATTATTTGTGTCTAAAGACATTTCTAAAACCTATTGGGCTTTGGTTAAAAATGAGCCTGAGAAGACCAGTGATACTTTAATACATTGGTTACGTAAGAATCCTAAAAACAACAAATCAACAGCTTACAGTAAAGAAGTGCCAGAAAGTAAAAAGGCGATTCTGCATTATAAAACACTAAAAGCTTTAGATAACTATTATGTCTTGGAAGTTAATCTTGAAACTGGCCGGCACCATCAAATTCGTTCACAACTCTCTAGTATTGGTTGCCCCATAAAAGGAGATCTAAAATATGGTTTCGATCGTAGTAATAAAGATGCCAGTATTAGTTTACACGCTAGAAACATACAATTCATTCACCCGGTATCTAATGAGGCTCTAAATATTACAGCGCCTTTACCAAAAGATCCTATTTGGGACGCTTGCTTGTAATATTTGCTAATTTAATCCCTACAGCATTATAAAAACCTTGCAGGAAATCGTAACTTACTATCCAAATTTAATACTATGATTCCTGAATTATTGCAATCGCAAAAAGACTATTTTAATACTGATGAAACCAAAACTGTTTCTTTTAGAAAACAAGCTTTAAAACGTTTAAAAGCTGAATTAATTAAACGTGAAACTGCTATTATTTCTGCATTAGAGAAGGATTTCAAAAAACCCGCTTTTGAATCGGTGTTAACAGAGACGCAAGTCGTATTATCTGAATTAGAGTTTAGCATTAAAAACATTAATAGTTGGGCGAAGCCAAAGCGCGTAATGCCGGCTTTAATGAATTTCCCTTCTACAGACCGATTGTATTCTGAACCTTACGGAGCAGTACTCATTATAGCACCTTGGAACTACCCGTACCAACTGGCTATGGCACCATTAATTGCGGCTATTGCTGCAGGAAACACTGTTATTCTGAAACCTAGTGAATTAACAACACATACTGCAGACTTATTGAATGCTATTATTACATCTGTATTTAAACCAGAACATGTTAGCGTTGTGCAAGGTGGTGTAGACGTCTCAACAAAACTCCTCGCTCAAAAATGGGATTATATTTTCTTTACTGGCAGTGTAAACGTTGGTAAAATAGTAGCCAAAGCCGCTGCAAAGCATTTAACACCCGTTACTTTAGAGTTAGGAGGTAAAAACCCCTGTATTATTGACGCTACTGCTAATATACAGCTGACTGCCAAGCGCATTGTTTGGGGTAAATTCGTGAATGCCGGACAAACTTGTATTGCTCCAGATTATATTTTAATCCACCAATCTAAAAAGGAAGCCTTCTATAAAGCCATGCGAACGGAAATTAAAAAGGCTTACTCTAATAATCCAAAAGCTTCTGAAGATTTTGCCCGCATTATAAACCAGAATAATTTTGACCGTTTGGCAAAGATGTTGGTTAATGAAAACTGTTGTATTGGAGGAGAAACAGATGCAAAAACCAACTACATCGCTCCTACTCTTATAGACGAACCGAAGTTAGATTGCGAAGTGATGAAAGACGAGATTTTTGGGCCTATTCTTCCTGTTATTTCTTACGATGATATTAGTGAGATCGATGCTATTATAAACAGCTATGCCAAACCTTTGTCTTTATACGTTTTTAGTACAGACAACAAAAAAGCAGAAAAACTAATTACCAAATTCTCTTTTGGAGGGGGCTGTATTAATGACACGGTTATTCATTTTGTAAATCACAGATTACCCTTTGGAGGTGTTGGCAATAGTGGTATAGGGGCTTATCATGGTAAATTATCTTTCGATACGTTTTCTCATAAAAAAGCTGTCGTT
It contains:
- a CDS encoding DUF4377 domain-containing protein, with protein sequence MKKIIHLLFISIVLSSCSKDDDSLNTMEVLWVDSQYSTCINFLGEEYPCLSIQSNAIIVENAWTYHHGIEGFDYQEGFIYRILIKREKLKDEYIDGPSYRSYLIKVLSKEEI
- a CDS encoding bacteriorhodopsin-like, whose amino-acid sequence is MTNLLLFFEGPSKLDPTDYVGFTFFVGCMAMMAASVFFFLSLNQFNKKWRTSVLVSGLITFIAAVHYFYMRDYWFANVESPTFFRYVDWILTVPLMCVEFYLILKVAGAKTGLMWRLIVLSVIMLITGYFGEAVFPGQAALWGAISGVAYFVIVYDIWLGSAKKLAVAAGGDILKTHKILCWFVLVGWAIYPLGYMLGTEGWYTNILGTGSVDVVYNIADAINKIGFGLVIYALAVKKNEVV
- a CDS encoding Brp/Blh family beta-carotene 15,15'-dioxygenase; translation: MSKLYSILIYLSFLGLWITSIVPAEFEILLGFMLIFSFGILHGANDILLINVISNHKKKDSFLKVLIVYLLTVFSAVALFYFIPLVALILFILFSAYHFGEQHWESKVLGVSKTISHTYYFVYGLFLFMLLFIFNTTEVIEVIKAITRYTVNDNTIIYSFAATAYILLFIAVRLFYKSSAFKAIALRESFNLLVFTLIFKVSTLIWGFAIYFILWHSIPSLFEQISFIYGRFSKVNVVSYVKRAFPYWLISLIGMAIVIFVFQEEKLLYAIIFSFIAAVTFPHAIVITKMFKQKKNAIK
- the dnaK gene encoding molecular chaperone DnaK; the encoded protein is MSKIIGIDLGTTNSCVSVMEGNEPVVIPNAEGKRTTPSVIAFVEGGEIKVGDPAKRQAVTNPTKTVYSIKRFMGNKYSESKKEAERVPYKVVKGDNDTPRVDIDGRLYTPQELSAMILQKMKKTAEDYLGTSVTEAVITVPAYFNDAQRQATKEAGEIAGLKVRRIINEPTAAALAYGMDKKGTDQKIVVFDFGGGTHDVSILELGDGVFEVLSTDGDTHLGGDDVDQKIIDWLADEFNNEEGMDLRKDPMSLQRIKEAAEKAKIELSSSEQTEINLPYITATASGPKHLVRTLTRSKFEQLIDDLVKRTIEPCQTALKAAGLSKSDIDQIILVGGSTRIPAVQEAVEKFFGKAPSKGVNPDEVVSLGAAIQGGVLTGDVKDVLLLDVTPLSLGIETMGNVMTKLIEANTTIPTKKSQVFSTAADNQPSVEIHVLQGERAMAGDNKTIGRFHLDGIPPAQRGTPQIEVTFDIDANGIIKVSATDKATNKTQDIRIEASSGLTEEEIKAMKADAEANADADAKAAENAKKLNEADSMIFQTEKQLTEFGDKLSDDKKKTIEDALAELKTAYETKDIAVIEPALEKINEAWKVASEEMYKAQADAQGGAPEEGGPTDAGAGAKGQAASESDVEDVDFEEVK
- a CDS encoding collagen-like protein — translated: MKRILTVISVVALLLTSCEGPQGPPGRDGFNGFDGFDGADGGLIVSSAFEIEVNFNAANNYEIFEPYGFEVFPSDVTLVYILWDTIDGQDIWRLTPQNVFFNTGILTYNFDFTQSDVRLFLDGTIDFATLDPSYTQNQIFRIVVVPADNVDGLKNLDISDIESVMTYRKVESFKKK
- a CDS encoding L-serine ammonia-lyase, with the protein product MECISVFDMLKIGVGPSSSHTLGPWRAAERWLYELKDADVFNDVNRVTVDLYGSLSLTGKGHATDLALMLGLSGSDPERIPTETIDIIIASVNNTQKLVLNNEKIIGFNPKTDIIFNREFLPFHANGLTFQAFSDEKCLHSSTFYSIGGGFVVKEERTVHKENKELKKEFPFPVDKASELLAFCIAENKAISEIVYENEKSLRTEENIDFELNRIWQTMLECMFIGCHTEGNLPGGLNVRRRAFDMHKSLNIEAPYSSPQDWLLSIRQSEVKFRQILKWVSCFALSVNEVNAALGRVVTAPTNGSAGVIPSVLMYYLVIENHDADFSHIKKFLLVASEIGSLFKKGATISAAMGGCQAEIGVSSAMAAAALCELLGGSPEQVMIAAEIAMEHHLGLTCDPIAGLVQIPCIERNSMGAIKAINAAELALGTDPKNVKVPLDKVIDTMWETAKDMNTKYKETSEGGLAVRVSLSDC
- a CDS encoding nuclear transport factor 2 family protein, with amino-acid sequence MNYYITLLFLVFSGSVSAQTVAETEVKQTITTFFEGFHKQDSTIIKRVVFKDIVLQSIGNNKEGLLQLETQDFSEFLKAIVSIPKDQKFEEKLLSYNIQIDGSMAHVWTAYEFWYNGQFSHCGVNSFHLIKENDQWQIFYLVDTRRREDCKN
- the panB gene encoding 3-methyl-2-oxobutanoate hydroxymethyltransferase, with translation MSVAKNDYKRITVKTLVDMKSKGTKISMLTAYDYTMAKIVDGAGIDVILVGDSASNVMAGHETTLPITLDQMIYHASSVIRATERALVVVDLPFGSYQSDPKEALRSAIRIMKESGGHAVKMEGGREVKDSIKRILNAGIPVMGHLGLTPQSIYKFGTYTVRAKEDEEAQQLKDDALMLERAGCFAIVLEKIPAKLAEEVAKSVSIPVIGIGAGNGVDGQVLVTHDMIGMTHEFNPRFLRRYMNLYEDMTQAFNQYGKDVKSGDFPNDSEQY
- a CDS encoding RluA family pseudouridine synthase, whose protein sequence is MIQQSKILSTKDNLQVIYEDNHIIVVNKRAGDIVQGDKTGDKPLSDVVKEYIAEKYNKPGNVYLGTVHRLDRPTTGLVIFSKTSKALPRLNKLFVSKDISKTYWALVKNEPEKTSDTLIHWLRKNPKNNKSTAYSKEVPESKKAILHYKTLKALDNYYVLEVNLETGRHHQIRSQLSSIGCPIKGDLKYGFDRSNKDASISLHARNIQFIHPVSNEALNITAPLPKDPIWDACL
- a CDS encoding aldehyde dehydrogenase — its product is MIPELLQSQKDYFNTDETKTVSFRKQALKRLKAELIKRETAIISALEKDFKKPAFESVLTETQVVLSELEFSIKNINSWAKPKRVMPALMNFPSTDRLYSEPYGAVLIIAPWNYPYQLAMAPLIAAIAAGNTVILKPSELTTHTADLLNAIITSVFKPEHVSVVQGGVDVSTKLLAQKWDYIFFTGSVNVGKIVAKAAAKHLTPVTLELGGKNPCIIDATANIQLTAKRIVWGKFVNAGQTCIAPDYILIHQSKKEAFYKAMRTEIKKAYSNNPKASEDFARIINQNNFDRLAKMLVNENCCIGGETDAKTNYIAPTLIDEPKLDCEVMKDEIFGPILPVISYDDISEIDAIINSYAKPLSLYVFSTDNKKAEKLITKFSFGGGCINDTVIHFVNHRLPFGGVGNSGIGAYHGKLSFDTFSHKKAVVKKANWLDLPVRYAPYNGKLKWVRTVLKWL